From Flavobacterium arcticum, the proteins below share one genomic window:
- a CDS encoding SDR family oxidoreductase, with translation MKILVTGTTGYIGKRLIPFLLELHYELVCCVRDLNRIPDEFKDHPDISFIEIDFLTCDDAIKIPKDIDVAYYLMHSMSASDDFEDLELTCAANFKKHIASTHVKQVIYLSGIVNEDLLSKHLQSRKQVEETLEAGQYALTTLRAGIIVGSGSASFEIIRDLIEKLPVMITPRWLNTKSQPIAIRDVLAYLSKAAGREELYNKNYDIYGPDILTYKEMLLIFANVRGLKRYICTLPIMTPRLSSYWLYFVTSTSYKLAVSLVDSMKIEIVGRPNNLPELLGVRPITYRKAVEKAFTKIEDDTITSSWKDAMVSSHFKGKLSNYVSIPKYGCLKDVKQRSITNEEEVLNRIWALGGNTGWYYGNFLWQVRGFVDKIFGGTGIRRGRTHASKIQAGDALDFWRVLFADREEKRLLLYAEMKLPGEAWLEFKIDNGILHQRAVFRPKGLWGRLYWYSVLPFHYFIFNGLIDNLAGNHKSA, from the coding sequence ATGAAGATTCTAGTAACAGGGACTACAGGATATATAGGGAAACGACTTATACCATTTTTGTTGGAGTTACATTATGAACTCGTTTGCTGTGTACGCGATCTTAACCGAATTCCTGATGAGTTTAAAGACCATCCTGATATCAGTTTTATAGAAATCGACTTTTTGACTTGTGACGATGCCATAAAAATCCCGAAAGATATAGATGTTGCTTATTATCTTATGCACTCTATGTCAGCTTCTGACGATTTTGAAGACTTAGAACTTACTTGTGCTGCTAATTTTAAAAAACACATTGCATCTACCCATGTTAAACAAGTTATTTATTTGAGCGGTATTGTAAATGAAGATTTACTCTCCAAACACCTACAATCTAGAAAACAAGTAGAAGAAACTCTTGAAGCGGGGCAATATGCACTTACTACATTGCGTGCAGGTATTATAGTAGGTAGTGGTAGTGCTTCTTTTGAGATAATCCGCGATTTAATAGAGAAGTTACCTGTAATGATAACACCAAGATGGCTCAATACGAAGTCGCAACCCATAGCCATACGCGATGTGCTGGCATACCTTTCTAAGGCAGCAGGTAGGGAAGAGCTGTACAATAAAAACTATGATATATACGGTCCTGATATATTGACCTATAAAGAAATGTTACTCATTTTTGCTAATGTTCGCGGACTAAAGCGTTATATATGTACATTACCTATTATGACGCCTCGCTTATCGTCCTATTGGTTATATTTTGTAACCTCTACATCCTATAAACTAGCTGTATCGCTTGTAGATAGTATGAAGATAGAAATTGTAGGTAGACCTAATAACCTACCTGAACTTTTAGGGGTGCGGCCCATAACCTATCGTAAAGCGGTAGAAAAAGCTTTTACCAAGATAGAAGACGATACTATTACATCGAGCTGGAAAGATGCCATGGTAAGTAGTCACTTTAAAGGTAAGTTGTCTAACTATGTAAGCATACCTAAATATGGCTGTCTAAAAGATGTAAAACAACGTAGTATTACTAATGAAGAAGAAGTACTTAACCGTATTTGGGCATTGGGAGGTAATACAGGTTGGTATTACGGTAATTTTTTATGGCAAGTAAGAGGCTTTGTTGATAAGATATTTGGTGGTACAGGCATCCGTAGGGGGCGTACGCACGCTTCTAAAATACAGGCAGGTGATGCCCTCGATTTTTGGAGGGTGCTCTTTGCAGATCGTGAAGAAAAGCGATTATTACTATATGCTGAGATGAAGTTGCCAGGAGAAGCATGGCTAGAGTTTAAAATAGATAATGGTATACTGCACCAGCGTGCTGTATTTCGTCCCAAGGGGCTTTGGGGTAGGCTCTATTGGTACTCGGTACTGCCATTTCACTACTTTATTTTTAACGGACTGATTGATAATCTGGCAGGTAACCATAAGAGTGCATGA
- the dnaG gene encoding DNA primase, whose protein sequence is MISKNTIDTVFETARVEEVIGDFVQLKRAGSNLKGLSPFSNEKSPSFMVSPVKQIWKDFSSGKGGNSVAFLMEHEHFSYPEAIRYLANKYNIEIEETEQTDQDKEQANEKESMYLVSEFAQKYFHTTMLTTDVGQAIGYSYFKERGFTGDTIKKFGLGYSPEIWDAFTKEALGKGYKEEFLDKTGLTIIKEDGRHIDRFRGRVMFPIQSMSGRVLGFGGRILGNDKKAAKYLNSPESDIYHKSKVLYGIYYAKQAIAKQDNCYLVEGYTDVIQMHQAGVENVVSSSGTALTPDQIRLINRLTKNITVLFDGDAAGLRASIRGIDLILEEGMNVKVCTFPEGEDPDSFAKKSTHDELVEYLDTNAKDFIQFKASLLVDEAKNDPVKKAGLIRDMVTSIAKIPDRIQREVYIQECARIMDISEQVLASTLAQLLQKDIADTGKKQKEQQKAQAMQPVNEGTQQPRQTINIQDALERKIIEILLLYGSTEQDFEDVYIKYDEFGKEYEETERKTVKVYERIYLNLQEDEIEFTNPVFKDLYKAIVDHYLTHQELSVDTFLNTLPSELQFVATDVYMQDEKYYLHEWEEKKQIPVKEKSMAVATYTTEHIIDLRWLLLGKLIQDLKLQVSPEADNMEILMNVKDYNMLINYLSRKISRIRSSFY, encoded by the coding sequence TTGATTTCTAAAAACACCATAGATACTGTATTTGAAACCGCCCGTGTAGAGGAGGTTATCGGCGATTTTGTACAACTCAAAAGAGCAGGTAGTAATCTCAAGGGGTTAAGCCCGTTTAGTAACGAGAAGTCACCATCGTTTATGGTATCGCCTGTAAAACAGATATGGAAAGATTTTAGCTCGGGCAAAGGAGGTAATTCGGTAGCTTTTTTAATGGAGCACGAACACTTTTCATACCCCGAAGCTATCCGCTATCTTGCTAATAAATACAATATTGAAATAGAGGAGACTGAGCAAACAGATCAAGATAAAGAACAGGCTAATGAAAAAGAAAGTATGTACTTGGTCTCTGAATTTGCTCAAAAGTATTTTCATACTACCATGCTTACTACCGATGTAGGGCAGGCAATAGGATATTCTTATTTTAAAGAACGTGGCTTTACAGGTGATACTATTAAAAAATTCGGACTTGGGTATTCTCCCGAGATATGGGATGCTTTCACTAAAGAGGCGTTAGGTAAAGGCTACAAAGAAGAATTTTTAGATAAAACAGGACTTACTATTATTAAAGAAGACGGCAGGCATATCGACCGTTTTAGAGGTCGGGTAATGTTCCCTATTCAGAGTATGTCTGGTCGTGTCCTTGGCTTTGGTGGTCGTATTTTGGGTAACGATAAAAAGGCAGCCAAGTACTTAAACTCGCCCGAGAGTGACATTTACCACAAGAGTAAAGTGCTATATGGTATATACTACGCCAAACAAGCTATTGCCAAACAAGACAATTGTTACTTAGTAGAAGGGTATACCGATGTAATACAGATGCATCAGGCAGGTGTCGAAAACGTTGTGTCATCATCAGGAACGGCATTAACACCCGACCAAATTCGATTAATAAACAGGCTTACTAAAAATATAACCGTTCTTTTTGATGGGGACGCTGCGGGACTGCGCGCTTCTATTAGGGGTATCGACTTGATACTCGAAGAAGGTATGAATGTAAAAGTCTGTACTTTTCCTGAAGGTGAAGATCCTGATAGTTTTGCGAAGAAAAGTACGCATGATGAGTTAGTTGAATATCTTGATACTAACGCTAAAGATTTTATACAGTTTAAAGCGTCTTTATTAGTAGATGAAGCTAAAAATGATCCTGTAAAAAAAGCAGGGCTTATTCGCGATATGGTTACCAGTATTGCTAAAATACCCGATAGGATACAGCGCGAAGTTTATATACAGGAGTGCGCCCGTATTATGGATATATCTGAACAGGTGTTAGCGAGCACATTGGCACAGCTGTTACAAAAGGATATTGCGGATACAGGAAAAAAACAGAAAGAACAGCAAAAGGCACAAGCCATGCAGCCTGTTAATGAAGGCACTCAGCAACCACGCCAAACTATAAACATTCAAGATGCGCTAGAACGCAAAATTATAGAGATATTATTGCTATATGGTAGTACAGAGCAGGATTTTGAAGATGTTTATATAAAGTATGATGAGTTTGGTAAAGAGTATGAAGAAACAGAGCGTAAAACCGTTAAGGTGTATGAGCGTATTTACCTGAACCTGCAAGAAGATGAAATAGAGTTTACCAATCCTGTTTTTAAAGATTTATATAAAGCAATTGTAGATCATTACTTGACACACCAAGAGCTAAGTGTAGATACTTTTTTGAATACACTACCATCAGAATTACAATTTGTAGCAACAGATGTTTATATGCAAGATGAAAAGTATTACCTGCACGAGTGGGAAGAGAAGAAACAGATACCTGTAAAAGAAAAATCGATGGCGGTCGCTACTTATACTACCGAGCATATTATAGACTTACGTTGGCTATTGTTAGGTAAACTAATACAGGATCTAAAACTACAAGTAAGTCCCGAAGCCGATAATATGGAGATATTAATGAATGTAAAAGATTATAATATGCTTATAAACTATTTATCTAGAAAGATAAGCAGGATAAGAAGTTCTTTTTATTAG
- a CDS encoding response regulator transcription factor produces the protein MIKLCLADNHPVVHHGMKSYFKENSEFSFVGVVNNLDNLLDILSKKTIDTAIIDLELEGLTSISDLKLIVEKFPDTKIILFTNLSEQIYAPNALKAGISGYVHKSAKMEVLENAIRKAVEGEIVYSDTVKKNLELLSKGKKSERLYRKLSSREIEVLRYLSEGKKNKEIAKLLDLNEKTISTYKLRLLTKLHVTNLVDLVNKAKTLEIV, from the coding sequence ATGATTAAACTTTGCCTAGCAGATAACCACCCTGTTGTACATCATGGGATGAAATCCTATTTTAAAGAAAATTCAGAATTCAGTTTTGTTGGTGTAGTAAACAATCTGGATAATCTGCTTGATATATTATCTAAAAAAACAATTGATACGGCTATTATAGATTTGGAACTAGAAGGACTTACTAGCATTAGTGATTTAAAATTGATTGTTGAAAAATTCCCTGACACAAAAATCATTCTGTTTACCAATCTTTCAGAGCAAATTTATGCGCCCAATGCATTAAAAGCAGGTATATCTGGTTATGTGCATAAAAGTGCTAAAATGGAAGTGCTTGAAAATGCTATTCGTAAAGCAGTAGAGGGCGAAATAGTATATAGTGATACTGTGAAGAAAAACCTTGAACTACTTAGTAAAGGTAAAAAATCAGAACGATTGTACCGTAAACTTTCGTCACGCGAAATTGAAGTATTGCGTTATTTAAGTGAAGGAAAGAAAAATAAAGAAATTGCCAAACTACTCGACCTTAACGAGAAAACAATAAGTACTTACAAGCTACGATTATTAACTAAACTACACGTAACCAATCTTGTAGACTTGGTAAATAAAGCAAAAACACTAGAGATAGTTTAA
- the nadE gene encoding NAD(+) synthase, producing the protein MHTDNGFKAEAINNYIVNWLRDYATNAKVKGFVVGISGGIDSALTSTLCAQTGLPTLCLEMPIHQAHSHVQRAKEHIAQLKANYSNVSEIETDLTPVFETFRKQVPESENEHLNNLTLANTRARLRMTTLYYFAGINNALVAGTGNKVEDFGVGFYTKYGDGGVDISPIADLMKSEVRALAKNIGVPQNIIEAKPTDGLFGDDRTDEDQLGASYEELEWAMLEVEKGAQADSFTGRKKEVFNIYIRLNTINQHKMRPIPVCEIPENLK; encoded by the coding sequence ATGCATACCGATAACGGATTTAAAGCTGAAGCAATAAACAATTATATAGTAAACTGGTTACGCGACTATGCAACTAACGCAAAAGTAAAAGGTTTTGTTGTGGGCATATCTGGCGGTATCGATTCTGCACTTACCTCTACTCTTTGCGCTCAAACGGGGTTACCTACACTTTGCTTAGAAATGCCCATCCATCAGGCACACAGCCACGTGCAACGCGCCAAAGAACATATAGCACAGCTTAAGGCTAACTATAGCAACGTATCGGAAATAGAAACTGACCTAACCCCTGTTTTTGAAACATTTCGCAAACAAGTACCGGAATCGGAAAATGAACACCTTAATAACCTTACACTCGCCAATACTCGTGCGCGATTAAGAATGACAACGCTATACTACTTTGCAGGAATAAATAATGCCTTAGTAGCAGGAACAGGCAATAAGGTTGAAGATTTTGGAGTTGGTTTTTATACTAAATATGGCGATGGTGGTGTAGACATAAGCCCAATTGCCGACCTAATGAAAAGTGAAGTTAGAGCATTGGCGAAAAATATAGGAGTACCTCAAAACATTATCGAAGCAAAGCCTACAGATGGGTTATTTGGGGATGATCGTACTGATGAAGACCAACTAGGAGCAAGCTATGAAGAGCTAGAATGGGCAATGCTAGAAGTAGAAAAAGGAGCCCAAGCAGATAGCTTTACTGGTAGAAAAAAGGAAGTCTTTAACATTTACATAAGACTTAACACTATTAACCAACACAAAATGAGACCTATACCTGTTTGTGAAATTCCAGAAAATTTGAAATAA
- the gldB gene encoding gliding motility lipoprotein GldB, with translation MKKFVLIVAALVIAVSCKEEDKKESEIAAIPIEKVTIDRFEKKFFGGTPDDLPQLKSEYPYFFPEGNEDAVWLEMMRDTFQLELYNEVQRKFPTVNGLEKDFEELFKHIKYYYPNFESPKVITLVSDDLQTKAIYAQGFVLIPLSLYLGADNSLYDYEELPRYKVLQFTPSQILPDVATSFVSGKIAPPRDRTLLALMVYYGKELYMQDLLLPGITDADKIGYTPEHLQWAQENESEMWRYFVDKNLLYDTDSKLAPRFINPAPFSKFYLELDNESPGRLGRWLGWQIVRAYAENNKNVTLQELLAMDAKTIFENSKYKPKK, from the coding sequence ATGAAGAAATTTGTGTTGATAGTTGCCGCTTTGGTAATTGCAGTTTCATGCAAAGAAGAAGATAAAAAGGAAAGTGAAATAGCAGCAATACCTATTGAGAAAGTTACCATAGACCGTTTTGAAAAAAAGTTTTTTGGGGGTACACCAGATGATCTTCCGCAATTGAAGAGCGAATACCCATATTTCTTTCCTGAAGGTAATGAAGATGCGGTGTGGTTAGAGATGATGCGCGATACTTTTCAGTTGGAGTTATATAATGAAGTACAGCGAAAATTCCCCACTGTAAATGGGCTTGAAAAAGATTTTGAAGAATTATTTAAACACATAAAATACTATTACCCCAATTTTGAAAGTCCTAAAGTGATAACGCTTGTTTCTGATGACTTACAAACAAAAGCAATATACGCTCAAGGGTTTGTGCTTATACCTTTAAGTCTTTACCTAGGCGCTGATAATAGTTTATATGATTATGAAGAGTTACCGCGCTATAAAGTTCTACAATTTACTCCTTCGCAAATATTGCCCGATGTAGCAACATCATTTGTTTCAGGTAAAATAGCTCCGCCACGCGATAGAACTTTACTAGCACTAATGGTATATTATGGTAAAGAGCTATATATGCAAGATTTGTTACTGCCAGGTATTACCGATGCCGATAAAATAGGCTATACACCCGAGCACTTACAATGGGCACAAGAGAACGAATCGGAAATGTGGCGTTATTTTGTCGATAAAAATTTACTTTATGATACCGATTCTAAATTAGCTCCTAGGTTTATTAACCCTGCACCTTTTTCTAAATTCTACTTAGAACTTGATAATGAGTCGCCTGGAAGATTGGGGCGTTGGTTGGGTTGGCAAATAGTGCGTGCCTATGCAGAAAATAATAAAAATGTAACTTTGCAGGAGCTTTTGGCGATGGATGCCAAAACCATTTTTGAAAATTCTAAATACAAACCCAAGAAATAA
- the gldC gene encoding gliding motility protein GldC, giving the protein MPDTKKLKSEIKFDITLDENRVPEKLHWTARDGGVENEESKAIMLSVWDNKAKESMRIDLWTKDMPVDEMKIFFHQTLVSMSDTFERATGDKKMTATMKDFCDYFAEKLELKKE; this is encoded by the coding sequence ATGCCAGATACTAAGAAACTTAAATCGGAAATAAAATTTGATATAACACTCGACGAAAACAGAGTGCCCGAAAAACTACATTGGACAGCTCGTGACGGCGGCGTAGAAAACGAAGAATCGAAAGCAATAATGCTATCAGTATGGGATAATAAGGCGAAAGAGAGTATGCGTATTGATCTTTGGACTAAGGATATGCCTGTGGATGAAATGAAAATATTTTTCCACCAAACATTGGTTTCTATGTCCGATACTTTTGAGCGTGCTACAGGTGATAAAAAAATGACCGCCACTATGAAAGATTTTTGCGATTACTTTGCCGAGAAACTCGAACTGAAAAAGGAGTAA
- a CDS encoding GNAT family N-acetyltransferase — protein sequence MNSILRNYKSEDISHIVNLFRDTVHTINAKDYTKAQLNAWAPECIDAERWGVKLSQHYTLVAECDGVICGFGDMDNTGYFDHLFVHKDYQGQGVATKIATAIEEYAQEKGFTIITVAASITAQPFFLKRGYTVVREQQVEHNGQTFTNFFMEKRF from the coding sequence ATGAATAGTATATTACGTAATTACAAAAGTGAGGATATATCTCATATTGTAAATCTGTTTAGAGATACAGTACATACCATAAATGCTAAAGATTATACTAAGGCACAGCTTAACGCATGGGCTCCTGAGTGTATTGATGCTGAACGATGGGGTGTAAAACTATCGCAACATTATACGCTGGTGGCAGAATGTGATGGTGTTATTTGTGGTTTTGGCGATATGGATAATACAGGGTATTTCGACCACTTGTTTGTGCATAAAGACTATCAAGGGCAGGGAGTAGCTACAAAAATTGCTACTGCTATAGAAGAATATGCTCAGGAAAAAGGTTTTACTATAATAACTGTGGCAGCATCTATTACGGCACAACCTTTTTTCTTAAAACGTGGTTATACTGTAGTGAGAGAACAACAGGTAGAACATAACGGGCAAACGTTTACGAACTTTTTTATGGAAAAACGTTTTTAA
- the yihA gene encoding ribosome biogenesis GTP-binding protein YihA/YsxC, whose protein sequence is MKINTSEFIISNSDVSKCPKEPLPEYAFIGRSNVGKSSLINMLTGRNSLAKTSGKPGKTQLINHFKINENWFLVDLPGYGYARVSKKTKEVFQGFITDYFEKREQLVCAFVLIDIRLEAQKIDLEFITYLGETQVPFCIIFTKADKISRHKIAQNVAAYRKALLANNWEEMPQHFVTSSTEGTGRDELLQYIDDVNQGIFSNQDFV, encoded by the coding sequence ATGAAAATTAATACTTCCGAATTTATAATAAGCAATTCTGATGTTAGTAAATGCCCAAAAGAGCCTTTGCCAGAATATGCTTTTATTGGTCGGTCTAACGTTGGTAAATCCTCTCTTATCAATATGCTTACAGGGCGAAATAGTCTTGCTAAAACATCTGGTAAACCAGGAAAAACCCAACTAATAAATCATTTTAAAATAAACGAAAATTGGTTTTTAGTCGATTTGCCTGGCTATGGCTATGCAAGAGTATCTAAAAAAACAAAAGAGGTATTTCAGGGGTTTATTACTGATTATTTCGAAAAACGAGAACAGTTAGTATGTGCTTTTGTATTAATAGATATTAGGCTAGAAGCACAAAAAATAGACCTTGAGTTTATTACCTACCTTGGTGAAACACAAGTTCCTTTTTGCATTATATTTACCAAAGCAGACAAAATAAGTCGTCATAAAATAGCTCAAAATGTAGCTGCTTACCGAAAAGCATTACTTGCTAACAATTGGGAAGAAATGCCACAGCATTTTGTAACATCATCTACTGAAGGTACAGGGCGCGACGAATTATTGCAATATATTGATGATGTAAATCAGGGTATATTCAGCAATCAGGACTTTGTTTAA
- a CDS encoding alpha/beta fold hydrolase produces MQSTNKEGKYSYYEVGEGTPIIILHGLMGGLSNFDGVAEYFPKHGYKVVIPELPIYTQSLLKTNVKAFAKWVKDFITYKGYDRVILLGNSLGGHIALYHTKMYPEKMLGLIITGSSGLYESAMGDSYPRRGDYDYIQKKAEAVFYDPAVATKEIVDEVYAMANDRLKLVKTLTIAKSAIRHNMAKDLPKMHVPTCIIWGKNDNVTPPEVATEFHELLPNSSLYWIDKCGHAAMMEHPDEFNTLMHEWLKKTNFTKKLPTQEDTDV; encoded by the coding sequence ATGCAAAGCACAAATAAAGAGGGTAAGTACAGCTACTATGAAGTAGGAGAAGGTACACCCATAATAATTTTACACGGCCTAATGGGAGGACTAAGCAACTTTGACGGTGTTGCTGAATATTTCCCTAAACATGGCTACAAAGTAGTTATACCCGAATTACCTATATATACTCAAAGCCTATTAAAAACAAACGTAAAAGCGTTTGCTAAATGGGTTAAAGATTTTATTACCTATAAAGGGTATGATAGAGTTATATTACTAGGAAATTCGCTAGGTGGGCATATTGCGCTATACCACACTAAAATGTATCCTGAAAAAATGCTGGGACTTATTATAACCGGAAGCTCAGGACTATATGAAAGTGCTATGGGAGATAGCTACCCAAGAAGAGGTGATTATGATTACATACAGAAAAAAGCAGAAGCTGTATTTTATGACCCTGCTGTAGCCACTAAAGAAATTGTGGACGAAGTATATGCTATGGCAAACGACAGGCTAAAACTAGTTAAAACCCTTACTATTGCCAAAAGTGCTATACGCCATAATATGGCTAAGGATTTACCAAAAATGCACGTTCCTACCTGTATAATATGGGGTAAAAACGATAATGTTACTCCACCAGAAGTTGCGACAGAATTTCATGAATTATTACCTAACTCTAGCCTCTACTGGATAGATAAATGTGGGCACGCAGCAATGATGGAGCACCCTGACGAGTTTAACACCTTAATGCATGAATGGTTAAAGAAAACCAACTTTACAAAAAAACTACCCACACAAGAAGATACAGACGTATAA
- the mraZ gene encoding division/cell wall cluster transcriptional repressor MraZ, with protein MNTIVGTYECKVDAKGRLMMPAPLRKQLAVGIDDGFVLKRSVFQSCLELYPMAEWEKMMQKINKLNRFVKKNNDFIRRFTAGVKIIEVDAAGRLLIPKDLVVFAGIDKEIVLSSAVNIVEIWDKEKYEQSIDDSVVDFADLAEEVMGNINDDENGIS; from the coding sequence TTGAATACCATTGTAGGAACATACGAATGTAAGGTAGATGCGAAGGGAAGGCTGATGATGCCTGCTCCTTTGCGCAAGCAATTAGCTGTGGGTATTGATGATGGTTTTGTTTTAAAGCGTTCGGTTTTTCAGTCTTGTTTAGAGTTGTATCCGATGGCGGAGTGGGAGAAAATGATGCAAAAAATCAACAAACTTAATCGTTTTGTTAAAAAGAACAATGATTTTATAAGGCGATTTACTGCGGGTGTAAAAATCATAGAAGTTGATGCTGCTGGTAGATTACTGATACCGAAAGACCTTGTGGTTTTTGCGGGTATTGATAAAGAAATTGTGTTGTCTTCTGCGGTGAATATCGTGGAGATTTGGGATAAAGAAAAATACGAACAGTCTATTGATGATTCAGTGGTTGATTTTGCAGATCTGGCTGAAGAAGTGATGGGGAATATAAATGATGATGAAAATGGAATATCATAA
- the rsmH gene encoding 16S rRNA (cytosine(1402)-N(4))-methyltransferase RsmH, protein MMMKMEYHNPVLLKETVGGLAIKPDGVYVDVTFGGGGHSREIMKHLGTKGKLFAFDQDEDAQANVIDDERFVLIPENFRFLKRYLRFHGVKAVDGILGDLGVSSHQFDVAERGFSTRFEAELDMRMSKKNDVSAYSVINEYEEAQLKKMFFDYGELKNAGAIANTIVTARAEKEIRNSEELKSVLSRFLPAHRSNKILAQMYQAIRIEVNQEIDALKEFLLQSLDVLKPGGRLSVISYHSLEDRLVKRYMRNGMFEGEPERDLYGNFEVPFKSIEKLIMPTDEEIAINNRARSARLRVAEKK, encoded by the coding sequence ATGATGATGAAAATGGAATATCATAATCCTGTTTTATTAAAAGAAACTGTAGGTGGGCTTGCAATAAAGCCTGATGGTGTGTATGTAGATGTGACCTTTGGGGGTGGTGGGCATTCGCGAGAAATAATGAAACATTTGGGGACGAAAGGAAAGCTATTTGCCTTTGACCAAGATGAGGATGCTCAGGCTAACGTGATAGATGATGAGCGATTTGTATTAATACCTGAGAATTTTAGATTTTTAAAAAGGTATTTACGATTTCATGGTGTAAAAGCAGTTGATGGTATACTGGGAGACCTTGGTGTTTCGTCGCATCAATTTGATGTTGCAGAGCGTGGTTTCTCTACTCGATTTGAGGCGGAGTTAGATATGCGTATGAGTAAGAAAAATGATGTGAGCGCCTATAGTGTGATTAATGAATATGAAGAAGCGCAGTTGAAAAAAATGTTTTTTGATTACGGAGAGCTTAAAAATGCAGGTGCAATAGCAAATACTATTGTTACCGCAAGAGCGGAGAAAGAAATTAGAAATTCTGAAGAGTTAAAATCAGTATTGAGTCGTTTTCTTCCAGCGCATAGGAGTAACAAGATATTAGCACAAATGTATCAGGCTATTCGTATAGAGGTGAACCAAGAAATAGATGCGCTGAAAGAATTTTTGTTACAGTCGTTAGATGTGCTAAAGCCTGGAGGTAGGCTTAGTGTTATATCATACCACTCTTTAGAGGATAGGTTGGTAAAACGCTATATGCGTAACGGTATGTTTGAAGGAGAGCCCGAACGTGATTTGTATGGCAACTTTGAGGTACCGTTTAAAAGTATAGAGAAACTTATTATGCCTACAGATGAGGAAATAGCGATAAATAACAGAGCGAGAAGCGCAAGACTAAGAGTGGCAGAAAAAAAATAG
- a CDS encoding FtsL-like putative cell division protein, producing MKGGVYGLLKAKYLVDEGSMKNWGFIVFLVLIAMLMIANAHNYEQKIHRIEALKNEVKVLRSEFVDRRSELMELKMESTVARKMEQREIYPSSVPPKKIKVVKEEQKSTLSKLWE from the coding sequence ATGAAGGGTGGAGTTTACGGTTTATTAAAAGCAAAATATCTAGTAGATGAAGGCTCAATGAAAAACTGGGGCTTCATTGTGTTTTTGGTTCTTATAGCCATGCTTATGATAGCTAATGCTCATAATTATGAGCAGAAAATACACCGTATTGAAGCATTAAAAAACGAGGTAAAAGTACTTCGTTCAGAATTTGTAGACAGACGTTCTGAATTAATGGAACTTAAAATGGAATCGACTGTGGCGCGAAAGATGGAGCAAAGAGAAATATACCCATCATCGGTACCGCCCAAAAAAATAAAAGTAGTAAAAGAGGAACAGAAAAGTACACTTAGTAAGTTATGGGAGTAG